From Medicago truncatula cultivar Jemalong A17 chromosome 7, MtrunA17r5.0-ANR, whole genome shotgun sequence, a single genomic window includes:
- the LOC11410113 gene encoding soyasapogenol B glucuronide galactosyltransferase, translating to MDSPQSQQSNNQLHVVFLPYPSAGHMNPMIDTARLFAKHGVNVTIITTHANASRFQKSIDSDISLGYSIKTQLLQFPSAQVGLPDGVENSNDATSREMLSKVTRGVWMLRDSIEVLFQELQPDCIVTDMKYPWTVESAAKLNIPRIYFCSSSYFSECAIYFVRKYKPHYNLVSDTQKFTIPCLPHTIEMTRQQLCDWELENNAMKAIFEPMYESAERSYGSLYNSFHELENDYEKLCKSTIGIKSWSVGPVSAWANKDDERKANRGHMEKSLGKQTELLNWLNSKQNESVLYVSFGSLTRLPHAQLVEIAHGLENSGHNFIWVIKKDDKDEDGEGFLQKFEERMKESNKGYIIWNWAPQLLILDHPATGGIVTHCGWNSTLESLNAGLPMITWPVFAEQFYNEKLLVDVLKIGVPVGAKENKLWINISEEEVVRREEIAMAVKILMGSCQESKEMRMRAKKLGDAAKRTIEEGGDSYNNLIQLIDELKSLKKYKALGENAD from the coding sequence ATGGATTCTCCTCAATCTCAACAATCCAATAACCAACTTCATGTTGTTTTTCTTCCATATCCATCTGCTGGTCATATGAACCCTATGATTGACACTGCAAGACTATTTGCTAAACATGGTGTTAATGTTACCATCATCACTACACATGCTAATGCTTCAAGGTTCCAAAAATCCATAGATAGTGACATCAGTTTAGGATACTCCATCAAAACTCAACTTCTTCAGTTTCCTTCAGCTCAAGTTGGTCTACCTGACGGTGTTGAAAACTCGAACGATGCTACTTCCCGTGAAATGCTTAGTAAAGTCACTCGTGGAGTATGGATGCTCAGAGATTCTATTGAAGTTTTATTTCAAGAACTTCAACCAGATTGTATAGTGACAGATATGAAGTATCCTTGGACTGTAGAATCAGCTGCAAAACTAAACATTCCAAGGATTTACTTTTGCAGCTCAAGCTACTTCTCCGAATGtgcaatttattttgttagaaaATATAAACCCCATTATAATTTAGTTTCTGATACACAGAAATTTACAATTCCTTGTTTACCTCATACAATTGAGATGACCCGTCAGCAACTTTGTGATTGGGAATTGGAAAACAATGCTATGAAGGCCATTTTTGAACCAATGTATGAATCAGCAGAAAGAAGCTATGGGTCACTATACAACAGTTTTCATGAACTTGAAAATGATTACGAGAAGCTTTGTAAAAGTACAATTGGAATCAAATCATGGAGTGTCGGACCAGTTTCTGCCTGGGCTAACAAGGATGATGAAAGAAAGGCGAATAGGGGACACATGGAGAAAAGCTTAGGAAAACAGACAGAATTGCTTAATTGGCTTAACTCGAAGCAAAATGAGTCAGTATTGTATGTAAGTTTTGGCAGCCTTACTAGGCTTCCTCATGCTCAGCTTGTAGAAATTGCACATGGGCTTGAAAATTCAGGTCATAATTTTATCTGGGTTATAAAAAAAGATGATAAAGATGAGGATGGAGAAGGTTTTTTGCAAAAATTTGAGGAAAGGATGAAAGAAAGCAACAAGGGCTATATCATCTGGAATTGGGCACCACAACTTCTGATATTGGATCACCCTGCAACAGGAGGAATTGTGACTCATTGTGGTTGGAACTCAACTCTTGAAAGCTTAAATGCTGGTTTGCCAATGATCACGTGGCCAGTGTTTGCTGAGCAATTTTACAATGAGAAGTTGCTAGTTGATGTTTTGAAGATAGGGGTCCCAGTAGGAGCAAAAGAAAATAAGTTATGGATTAATATTAGTGAAGAGGAAGTGGTGAGAAGGGAAGAAATTGCAATGGCTGTTAAGATTTTGATGGGAAGTTGCCAAGAGAGCAAAGAAATGAGGATGAGAGCAAAGAAACTTGGCGATGCAGCCAAAAGGACGATAGAGGAAGGTGGAGATTCTTACAACAACTTGATTCAGTTGATTGATGAGCTGAAATCATTGAAGAAATATAAAGCGCTTGGTGAAAATGCAGATTAG